Proteins encoded within one genomic window of Rossellomorea vietnamensis:
- the glgA gene encoding glycogen synthase GlgA produces MKVLFVVSECVPFIKSGGLADVAGALPKELRSLGTDVRVILPKYGGIPQEFRSRMKRKKEFFVSVGWRNQYCGIEEYSENGVTYYFVDNEYYFNRERLYGYFDDGERFSYFTRAVLESIAVLDFYPDVIHCHDWHTGMVPFLLRSEYQERPGYSFIRSVFTIHNLQFQGIYPKQVMTELLAIPEKYFHHEYLEFYGNINFMKGALISSDFVTTVSPTYKEEILTPYYGEKLHNILGQRYNQLLGILNGIDDEVYNPDDGEFPFFSGNLQGKKQAKQHLQKSLGLEENEGIPLVSIISRLTNQKGLELIRGVFHEMIQENVQFVLLGTGDWEFEQFFREMEWTYPEKVRVQIGFNEELAKQIYSASDLFLMPSKFEPCGLGQLIAMRYGALPLVRETGGLNDTVESYNEETKSGNGFSFKNFNAHDMLYTYRRALSYFHEDPETWNHIVRNAMNKDYSWAQSAFKYNQLYADLVSRSESHVF; encoded by the coding sequence GTGAAAGTGTTATTTGTAGTATCTGAGTGTGTCCCATTTATTAAATCCGGGGGCTTGGCCGACGTTGCAGGCGCTTTGCCCAAGGAGTTAAGAAGTTTAGGCACGGATGTCAGGGTGATTCTGCCTAAATACGGCGGGATCCCTCAAGAATTCCGTTCAAGAATGAAGCGGAAGAAAGAGTTTTTCGTGTCAGTAGGCTGGAGAAATCAGTATTGTGGAATTGAAGAGTATAGTGAAAATGGCGTGACCTATTATTTTGTGGATAATGAATATTATTTTAACCGGGAGCGGTTATACGGATACTTTGACGATGGGGAAAGATTCTCCTATTTTACAAGGGCTGTGTTGGAAAGCATCGCTGTCCTTGATTTCTATCCTGATGTGATTCATTGTCACGATTGGCACACGGGGATGGTGCCGTTCCTACTCCGAAGCGAGTATCAGGAGAGACCGGGCTACTCATTCATCCGCAGTGTATTCACGATTCATAACCTGCAATTTCAAGGAATCTACCCTAAACAGGTGATGACGGAGTTACTCGCTATCCCGGAGAAGTATTTTCATCATGAGTACCTCGAATTTTATGGGAATATCAATTTCATGAAAGGCGCGCTCATTTCTTCGGATTTCGTCACAACGGTGAGTCCTACATATAAAGAAGAAATCCTCACGCCTTACTACGGGGAAAAGCTTCATAATATACTTGGCCAGCGGTATAACCAATTACTGGGGATCCTCAATGGAATTGATGATGAGGTGTATAATCCTGATGACGGGGAGTTTCCTTTCTTCAGCGGAAATCTTCAAGGAAAGAAGCAGGCGAAGCAACATCTGCAAAAAAGTCTGGGCCTCGAGGAAAATGAAGGAATTCCACTTGTGTCCATCATTTCGAGACTGACGAACCAAAAGGGTCTCGAACTCATCAGGGGCGTCTTTCATGAGATGATCCAGGAAAATGTCCAGTTTGTCCTGTTGGGGACAGGAGATTGGGAGTTTGAACAGTTTTTCAGGGAAATGGAGTGGACGTATCCAGAGAAGGTCAGAGTACAGATCGGCTTCAACGAAGAATTGGCGAAACAAATCTATTCTGCCAGCGATTTGTTCCTGATGCCTTCCAAGTTCGAACCATGCGGCCTGGGACAGTTGATCGCCATGAGATACGGAGCCCTGCCACTTGTAAGGGAGACAGGCGGACTGAACGATACCGTTGAATCCTACAATGAGGAGACGAAGAGCGGAAACGGCTTCTCATTCAAAAACTTTAATGCTCACGATATGCTTTACACCTATCGAAGAGCCCTATCGTATTTCCACGAAGATCCGGAAACATGGAATCATATTGTACGTAACGCAATGAATAAAGATTATAGTTGGGCCCAATCGGCCTTTAAGTATAATCAACTATACGCTGACCTGGTATCAAGGAGTGAAAGCCATGTTTTCTGA